The sequence aagggaaactgtactGTCTGTTATCGCATTCAAAGACATATTACCCAATTGAGTTTGGGGCAGAACAACATAAGTGCGTGATAGTCAGGCGTCAAAATACgtttgtaaataaagtaaatttaTGTATAGTCGTATATGTTGTATATAAAGAAAATTTCATCATGTTAGAAAGGCTGTCTTTCATAATTCTCAAATGCGGCCACATGTAAATGTGTGATTGTTGGGATGTTCTCCTCAAccccgagttcagcaagtgatgGGTCTGTCCATGGCATCACGAGAAACActtagttaataaattatactgtacacagttaATTAGCTATACCGTACACAAATATCAGCTTTAGACATCCACCCAGAGATACGCGATTTTTTAAATCTACAGTCAGCGGACTGCCTTGCTGTTAACAAATGACGAATGTGGGGGACGTGTCTACATCTACTTGTTGCTCGAACACGTTGACGTCGAAAATGACGTCATTTTCAGTGCCGACTTTCCAAGGGGTGTCGGATTCTGCCGGGCAGTCAGGATTTGGCACGGCACCGGAACTTCCGTGTAGCGCTCTATGGCGGATACGGCAAGATTTTGTTGTACTATGAGGTAATTTATGTTTACTAAACGTCTGTTAGTTGTCTTCTGGTGCAGTAGGACGAGATGCAAGCCGACTTCTTATCCATCCGACATAGTTTTGTTCACTTTCTGTCGTTGTTAATCCTCTTTCAGACCCGAAATGTCCTGGCTAGTTTGCTACGTTTAGATACGTTTAAGATaacacaaaataacactaaCGCTGGCAGTGTGAGCTTTACTCAGTCAGCTTTAGTTGCCCAGACAACACGCTACTTTCCACTGCGTGCACTTGGGTAATCACGCGCTCCGTATCCACAACAGAAAATGGAGAGAAATCACTTGAGACTAAACTGCAATTTGCGAGTGGCAGAGAGCAATCATATGAGACTGTTAATGCGCTGTAACTTCCCTGATTAGCCTCTTTGCAGTGTAGAGCACATATTCAGAACAAAGCCCTCATCCTGAAGCACTGCACTGAAGACTGGGAGATTTACTCCTGAGACAagagcaggaagtgtgtgtgtggattggcCTTCTTCTGGGTGATTGATCTGTAAAGGTTTACTGATTCCATTTCTCTTTGTCTTATCTTGAAGAAAAGATGGACGGTGGTGCATCAAGTCATTTCTCAGCCATGTTTCCAAACCTGGAGGCTAGTGGAAGAGGCAAAGCCCAGGAAGTAAGCCCAGGATCAGTGGGGCTTCACAGCTTGGACACGGAGCTTCAGAAGATGCTTATCGATGAACGGATGCGCTGTGAGAACCACAAAACCAACTACCAGACGCTGAAAGCTGAGCACACAAGGTCTGATGGTACTTCAGTTGTTTTTGCAATAGGAAATAGAGAATCTTTGGTTTATTGAAttgtttaaatcattttatttgtgtgtgtgtagactgcaGAGTGAGTTTACACAACTCCAGGGTGAGCTCAAAAGGATGCTGAGTGAGAAGCAGGCTGGTCAggaaaaactgcagctgttgCTGGCGGATCTGAGAGGAGAGGTATTGGATAAAACCCGAGAGCTCGAGGAGCTCAGATTACAGGTACAtgcataaatgtaaacatttatatgcataaatataaacatttaaaatgggAGAGGTTTCATGTTTATGCCTTGTGTAGTGAAAACTGAGACACTTTAATTTGGTGAATTTTAAATCTTTGGTTTGTAAAAGTGACGGTCCTGTTCaagttgttattattgttaaatgagcagaataacaaaaacagTTATATAAATAATCCAAGAATTATCCATTTGTGCTTTACTCTTCTGCTTTAACACAGACAGGAGACAGACTTGTGCATGCACCAGACTACAGGCAAATACTGATTGGTTAGCAGTGAGATGTGTCTCGTGTACATGGAAATATTTACCTTTTGTTCCTGGGTTTTATCAACaagtctttattattattagaagaagaagcctttattattgccacacatacattacagcacagtggaattcttttctttgcacatCACCCAGCTTTTGTGGTCatggtcagagtgcaggggcaactatgatacagcacccctggagcagaaagcattaagggccttgctaaaGAGCCAAACAGTGGCTGCTTTGCAAAAAATACAATTTGAAACAATACCTGTAGTAATTGCCTTCTAGTTTCAtgcaaaaagtaaaaaaaaaaaaaaaaaaaaacaagcaaaaaatcAAGCAAGGATGGCTGTTACAGGAGTCATGATGgattcattaatattaaagatGAAGATACAGATGAAATACTGTAAGATTATTTTGTTGTATTGCTATAAGAACTACTAAAATATCTCACTTTAGTGATCATGATTCTGTCATGAATTTTGTATTGAATTAGCTattatacaaacaaacaaacatgtgtCTCTTAAGTTTTTGTTCTATTAAGTTGTCCTTTTTTAACAGCCCAAAAGCAACATGAATTGTGTGCATCTACTGAAGTCTTATTTTTGGGCAGCTTGTAATAAGTGCCAATAACTCACACTGGATAACATTTATGTTCCTGATCCAAGacattttttgcatttaaaaatcttataactgttggatatgtaaaaACTAGAGCgatgtttttattaattgattgtgtgtgtttgtagtctGAATAGCATGAATGTTAGagtaattttattttgtatgtacACCTTTGTGTAGGTGATGACCCCTCAGCGGTTGGAGTTATTAAAAACCCAGGTGCAGCAGGAGATGGAAGTTCCTATCATGGAACGCTTTAATAAGCTAGAGGAAGTAAGTggcttttttccttcttcttgtCAGACTCCTAGTAGGACCATGCTTCACTGAAAGCCAGTGCTGATGCGTCTTCACTGGCAGCCATGGAAATGCTTGAAGAAAGCACAATCAGGCAGAACGGGACATCTGTAGCAAGTGTATATCCTCATAAAGCATATGACTTGTACGAGATGAGTTGTGCATTCTGGGAAGGTTTCataatacacatgcacatatggAGGTGTCAAGTTGTTTCACACCATCCCTAAAGATTAAAAGTCAGACTACACACAAAAATTTACCTTTAACAAGATGTTCAGTATGGtcagagagtgtgttgtgttctaGCGGATGATGCCAATGTATTAGAGCGTATATGGTGTATTGGTAGCATGAAAGCACATCTGTAGTGTTGTTTTTAAATCCCAAATGATTGTGTTCTTTATTTGTCGGTGTTTTCTCTGTATGTACCAGGAAGCTGAGAAATACAGATCTGAATACAATAAGCTGCGCTACGACTTCACCTTTCTCAAGTCAGAGTTTGATCACCAGCGAGAGGAACATGAGCGCATTTTGGAGGAGCAGCAAATCCGTCACAGTGCAGATGTATGTCTTACATACATGTTAGAAATTCATGCTTGCATGTATTGACCCCAGCACTGTCATTTATACTGCACTAATGCTATAAAGATGCTTTGACTTTATTTGGATTTCATTtaatatggtgtgtgtttcaTATTATTTTCAGCTGGCTcttctggagagagagaaggagaagctGAGTGCCCAGCTGCAGAGTGGAGACTGTGCGAGTGATGGGAAGCGGGTTGAAGCGCTTTTAAGAGAAAAGGCTCAGCTGCATCAGCGGCTCTGCAGCCTTGAGGCTGAGGTG comes from Hemibagrus wyckioides isolate EC202008001 linkage group LG14, SWU_Hwy_1.0, whole genome shotgun sequence and encodes:
- the cep83 gene encoding centrosomal protein of 83 kDa isoform X3; this translates as MDGGASSHFSAMFPNLEASGRGKAQEVSPGSVGLHSLDTELQKMLIDERMRCENHKTNYQTLKAEHTRLQSEFTQLQGELKRMLSEKQAGQEKLQLLLADLRGEVLDKTRELEELRLQVMTPQRLELLKTQVQQEMEVPIMERFNKLEEEAEKYRSEYNKLRYDFTFLKSEFDHQREEHERILEEQQIRHSADLALLEREKEKLSAQLQSGDCASDGKRVEALLREKAQLHQRLCSLEAEVAELRAQRDSTGAQAENTQRIQLRQLAESQAALKTLESEKQSVCMQLERVEKELRLSQEQNVVLTGKLHKAEREIKALNSQVEEIKHACKLELANVKMEFLKTRGEVERERDKLQTQVESLQSDLEVLTAADERNKKLLSEKEQEMVLRIQGAREEEMQKIAVLQGEKVELENRLSELEQLRALQETAGNSKTEEFEDRLRAAWLGEESARKELQNKLKCSSRHSS